The region tatatatacatatatttggtcttcagttcctgtttttctAAATGTGACTCACAGGTGGAGAGCCTGGTAATCAGGGCAAGCGCTGCAGCCTCTCTCGGGTGACTCTGTGGGTGGAGGTGAAGGAGCTCTGTTCCTGTGGGAAGGAGGTGGAGAGACACTTGTGCGTTCACACGCACTTAGACATGCATCTTACCCCGACTGTGGCACTACTCTGAGTATTTAAATAGTCATGCAAATGCTTTTATCTGATTATCTTTATCGGTGTAAGGTCATAATCGGTGCATTCAAAACCCATTTGAGACAGCTGGATTTTTTTGCCCTACCTTTAGATTTTTTGGTGCATGTAGACGTGTTCCTCTGATCTTTTTCGGCTGTTTGAAACCGTGCCTGCCAGGCGGAGGTCGGGGACCCTGGATGAAAACAAGTATGGCTGCCGTGTCCATCGAGGATGAGCCCATTATGATAAAGAACTGTGTAACTGTCGCGACTGGATTGATCACATTTCTTATACCCATGTGTTCGCAATAATCTAAATACTTGCATAAACTTATTACTCCCAATAATCAGGGTATTATTAGAGCTGGAGAGACTTTATTATCTTATCAGCATTTCAGTGCAtctctgtgtttctgcgtgtgcatgtgtgtgaaagtgtgtgtgtgtgtgttcatgtacatTCATATGAATTTCATAGATTTAGGAAGTTGAATATTCCTTATTACTAGTGTACATTTTTggtaaatatcataaaatataaatgaacttttttttgagTCTTTTGTAAAATGTGCGCAGATATGTTTGGAGTTTCCAAACCTCTTTGGGTCGTGCGCGGGCACGTCGGTTAGGTCCCGGGTCTGCGCAAATCGCAGGCGAAAAGGGTCGTGTCCCCTCCCAAGGTATCAGCGATGCTGGTGCTGTTTGGATCAATTTTAAATACCAGTCGCGTGATGCGCGAAATATCCTGACGTCACTGGACAGCTCCGGGCGCCAGGGCTTTTCGGAGAGAGACGGTCCAAAAGCCAAATCTATGTCTTTACACATTAAATCAAGTCAGAGAGACCGATAAAACAAGGCTGCGTGGTCAAAAATGCGTCACATcatgaactaaaaataaatccGAGGCCAAAGTTGTTATTTATGTATGACATACCCTTTCTTGTCACAGCTTTAGTGTCTTTAACACAGAAAAGTCCGTAGTggtagtatttttaaaaaacagtgtcACCTGGTGGCAAATTACTGTAagaaaaatatgtacagtaggCCTAATTGCTTTCGTGGCTTTCAAACTGGAATTGCTGCAAAGTAGGCCATATTACTTTTTAATGCAgcaaataaaactataaaaatgcaCTGTGACAAGTACTTCAGACATCCGAGATGACGAGGTGGTGTTTTGCGCCTTCAGTTTCGCAGTACAGTAGCGCCGCCTGGTGGCTCGCGCGGACCCTACTTGTACATCGCGCGCATGATAGGAGGTTAGTAGTATTGATACAGGCCGATGCTGTCAGGCGCCATAATTGTTGAGACTTAAGGCAGTAGGAGGTCCAGCATGATTCAGCTGTTGCTCCATCATGCACtccttagagagagagagtgggcgagagagggagagattgagaaTGTAGTCTATAAGCAACTCCCCTGTTTGTAATTAGTCATTCATAATTAAATGGTTGTTAATTCCATATCCATGATACTGACTTTGAAACTAGCGTCTTTAAAGTGGATAGCGTTTGAAAATTCATTGAGCTCGAAATAAATGCTATATTTAGCTATTGGCTACATAAAAAAATTGCTTCCCAGCTAAACACCATGTTTACGTTTCGGGAGAATTTGACTCGAGCGCAGTGCTCTGGATCAGGCAACACCACTGTTGCAATGTTGGCAAAACGGCACGTCGGGCCGACTAGATTCGGAAAAGATTCACGGAACATTAGTGGGTAGACTAAAGTCTGAACAAGGAGCGAGATGAGCAAGGGACGCGTTGAGTCGTCCATACGTAGCACAGAGTTATCTGCGCAGTTTTACGTAGCGCACCGAAGATATCTTTGGGGAATGTCGTAAGTTTTGTATTGTTACCCTGGCGACGCGTCTCTTGGCAGCACGCCCACAGAGCCTTGTTTTATTCAGGTACTTCCGTCGGAGAAAGCCCATCGCTCAGAGCCGGGGCTATCAATGCACTGATTGTCCGACGCTATAAACGGGATAAACAATCGACCTGAAGCTTGTTAggcaaaatgaaaattcaaactctgttgtgatttcaggtgaaCTGGAAGGTAGCGCGTGATTGTCTAGCAAACTAGAGTAGTAAGTTTCTGGTTAATTCAACTTTagaagaggaggggggtttCCAGCCATGGCGACTTTGACCTTAAACCGAAGCGAACGGGAGAAGGGGGCAGTCGCTAGCGCCCCTGAACTCGGAGCGAAGAAAGATACCGCCGCGATATCTTCCCCTAGCCAGGCGAAGGACAGTACACGGCTTCCGCAACTCGAGGTCAAAGACAGACcgaggaagaaaaagaagaaaaacgacAAAAAGAAGTCGAGCAGCGGCTCAAAGAAACGAGGGTACTCCAGTACGCCCTCAAACTCCGACGATGCAGGTTTGTGCTTTGACATGCATTTACATGCCGCTATAAGGATTGCATTTAAGTTATTAATAAAGCGGCgtgtttaatgtttgttttgagaATTATAAACAGACATTTGTGGTCAGGATTATAGGCCTCGGGTGTAGCTAATTAAATCTAGCCGCGTAAGCCATATTGAATATTACTGCCACTCGTATGACTAAATGTGTTACTTTTAGTTCACATATCCATGCGGTAGAGCGGTCACAGTGCAATCTCAAGTGTTATGTCAGCTCTGAGTAGCCTACGTTTCACTGTGATATAGAACATTTGATCCCTCGGTTTAAATTATCGCGAGGCATATTTACAGTTAGGCTACAGATTTCTGGCTCATATCGTAAATGGATGGAGCACCAAGGACTCCGTGGGCCTTGGGCTTCGCAGTTAAAGATGGTGTTATGGAGGTGTTGTTTTCCCCGTCGGTGCGAACGAGTGATGATTGGAGTGACGGAACGCCGCTGCCCGCGCGACCGAGGCGCTCAAATGCCAGGGCGGGATTAATCTGTAACTCAATTCCGCCCCGTCACCCTCGCGCTTTTTCGGAGGCCCCAGACGGCCGTCAGCCTGGCAACGGCTCCTGTCCACCTCCTCCATCCCCAGACAAATGGGTTATATTTGAAAGGCAGGCAACGGTCAAATTATAACACAAACGGTGTCTCTTTATCTACCTCTAAATAACACCCACCATCCTCCCTCAGGATGTACCCTGTCATTTTCTCAAAGTaatcaaatcataaataaaCATCCAGTCTTTCAAATAAAACCCTGGTTcactctcttcctttctctcaaATAACCCCTGTTTTCTCCTATACATTCTTTTAccactgaaataaatctggTCTCTTAAATAAAGCCCCAGTCTCTCTCCTGAAAATGCCTGCCTTTTCTCAGATGAACTGACTATCTCTATTAACCCCGACCCTCTTACAAATAAAACCCCTGCTCTATCTGAAATAGATCCCCGCCCTGTCCTGAGAACACCTCTCTTTCACAGATAAACCCCGGCCTGTCCTAATAATACCCGTTCTTTCACCTTTCACAGATAAACTCCCAGCCTGTCCTATAAACACCCAATCTTTCACAGATAAACCCCTGGCCTGTCCTAAAAACACCCGATCTTTCACAGATAAACCCCTGGCCTGTCCTAAAAACACCCGATCTTTCACAGATAAACCCCTGGCCTGTCCTAAAAACACCCGATCTTTCACAGATAAACCCCTGGCCTGTCTTATAAaccccctctctttcacagatAAAGCGCCATCCGAGACGGTCTCCAGCAGCTCTTCCATGCAGAGCGGCCCGGACGCGGAGAGGCTCGCTGTCCGAAAGCctaaggtcaaaggtcagccttTCAGAGCGTGCACAGAGAAGGGAAGCGGGAGGatacaggaggaggaggaggagccagctGTAGCCATGCCCCCTGAtcctcccccagccccgcctccagggGACACTGGCCCCAGCGGTCCGGCCCAGGAGAGCCTGAGGTGGGAGGGAGTTCTGGCCGACCCGGCGgctgaggaggagaggctgGAGGTATACAGAGCCAACCGCCGCAGACGCTACTACCTGAGCACCCAGGTGAAGCTGCACggagaggccacgcccaccgcgTCGGCCACGCCCACTCTGGGTCAGGGGTGGGGCCACTTAATTTAGGGCGGAGAGGGGCGGGCGTAGACTCCGTAAACCACCAAACGCTTCACAGTGGTGCGCGGGACCGTTTTCACAaaaactccctctctcctgctgtcactCAGGACTAGCTGGGATGTttcagggggcggagcttgtgtTGGAGGagagccaaaaacaaaatggcagcttcTTTAAACCCAGAAAATCTATCGGCCGTTTCTAAAAGCAAGATCTCAAGGAATACCTCTGAAccattaatcacaaaaaaatcagGAGTTATAATTATTCATTGATACGTGTTTACAGTACACTAATATGCAACACTATAGGAATATAATATTACAAATGCAATATACAGTGTGGTTATGGAATAAGCTAGgaaaatgaagaatattttcCCAAAGTGATGCTTTTAAAACACTACAGGACTGTGGCCATGTTTACTGATTTCCTGTCAAGCCGAGAATCAGTTATCTTAACctaccagcagagggcgctgtggtaaaaaaaaaaacacattacaacaCCTGACTTTGTTGATGGAAGAAGAACAGGTCATTGATCTTCATTGGGGAAAACGAGGACTTGTCAGCTGCATGTGATGATGTGACACATTAGGAGGACATTTTGCTGTCTCTGTTGCCGTTGGTGCTAGTGAATTGTGCCGGGCCTTTGAACTGCTAACTCTCATCTAATTTAAACATGACCTCACACAGATACTCTGTGCCTTAGGACTGTTGCCATTATTAGTAATGACTAGTGCCTTTTAGTAATCATATTGACACAATTCTGTTgtcatttctttgaaattgttGATACACGTGTAGGCAaaattaatgtgtgttttttgtagCGATGCTCACAGACCTCAGGCCTAGGTGTGCTGCTTTGGtgcttatgaaaaaaaaaccacagggaagcgctcattttaatttatatttatttataaactttTGCTGAAAAGTCAGCCCATGGACACATGATTAGCTCCCAGTGTAAAACATCATGTTAAACTGAAGTGGTGGTGTCCTGATGTCCCATAAGAAACACAGTTCTTATTTATACATGGAGACATCACGGCTATCTCTCTACCCTCCAAATACGGGTATTCCTCTTATTTATAAACCAGATGTTTTTCCTTAAAAATGGttgcacacattaaaatatgtgACTAAAAAACTTTCCTGTTATTTCAACGTTAAAAGTTAAgggtttttgtacattttatatcTGAAAAAGCTTGTTAGATACACAGGTAAGGCTTCTTTTTCTACCATACTGTTCTGAAGTGAAAGTTCTTTCGCTTTGTAGAGTAAAACCAGAATTGGCTGGACAGAGCACCGTTCAGAACACTCATACCGACCCACAATGCTATGCAGTTAAACTTCAAAGGAACAGAACGTGATATTCATGACTTGCACCCTGCACATCAAAAAACGAAATGTGaactgtaaattaaattaacttcaCTTCATCACTTCAAGGATTTAGCACGCCTCGCTGTATTGCCTCGCTGTGAACGCCTTTCACTGTCTGGAGCCTCGATGGAAACCGTTTCTCTCCCCCGAAGCTGAGCTACTTTTTCCGTTTTGGCAGttgaagtttgaaaaaaaaaaaaaaaaaagctccaatCACGGCCACCCTTGGCTCTGGAGCATAAAATGACTGTTGATGCATCTCAGACTGCATTTCGGTCCTCTTCTCTCAGCTGAaaccacaaataaaacaaacgtGATGCCATACATCCCCCTTACATCTGGCCCACTGGGAAACAGCACGACCGTCCTTTAGCAcgtttagcacgttagcacgttagcacgtttaGCACGCAGTGATGCTGCAGCAGGCTTGCTGCATGGCGACTTCACCAGGCGGTCGTGCGTTTGCTCATCAACCGTCAGCTTGTGAAACGGTCCTGctgcagtcagacagacaggaagtcagtcagtcagacagacagacaggaagtcagtcagacagacagacagacagacagtcagtcaggcagATAGGcagtatttgtgttttaattggttTGTATCATTGTTTGTATGAGTGTCTGCGTTGTGGATTAGGGTTCGGGTGAGggttgtaagtgtgtgtgtgtatagtgtgtgtgcgtgcgcgtgtctCATGGTAGGGGGCGTGGCTGTAGGAGACAACGCTCCAGTCGGCGGCGAGCCTCAGCAGTTGGCCCCGCCCTCTCGGGGCTCCAGCTCCACACTGGACAGGAAGCGGCGGGCGGACTTCCTGCCGCCGGCGCGGTGGAGTAGCTGGGTGCGGCAGGCGGTGTGGGCGTGTTTGGGGAACACGATGGCGGTGCTGGTGTGGCTCAGCGGCCGATGGCGGGGGAGGAGCTCCAGGTGAGTCCGGTACCGCCTCCAGGTGCTTCCTGCCAACGCCAGGACCGTCTGGCTGCAGGACTCCACCTCCAGGCCGCGCGGCTGCAGGTACACCCCCTGGATGAAGTGGCGGTCCGAGGCGTAGCGCACGCTGGACGTGTACCTGCGGGCAGGTAGACACACCCGtgtgagccccgcccactgtcTCACAGACTctctgaaccaatcagcagtCAGATATGCGTTTCAGGTACTTTAACTCTTTTACATCTCAGTAACATTTGAACACTCCCACAGATCCCAGTCTTATCCACTATTGTTACAAACTCTATCGATGCACTGTCTACACACTGTGAGAGTAAGATATAGGCTAAGGATCCCCAATCCTGATCCTGGAGAAGTGGGGTTCTGATGGattccccaaccctggtcctggggagccatGGGATTCTGCTGGTTTTGGATGTTAACATTACAACCAGCTCAGCTCAATGAAGATGAAGTGAGAGAACTGTAAAAGCAGCTGCTTCAAATGATCTATTAAGTGCTGAGcaactatgaaaaccagcagaccctgtggctttCAAGGACCAGGTTTTGGGACCGCTGCGTTTGAACAATTGACTTACATTTAACATGCAATGTTCCAAAGTATTTTACCCCAGTCATGTAATTTCTGCACTTCTAaatgtgtaggtgagtgtgtaaGATCTGAGAGTACAGAGAAGCCCGTCAGTTAACACAATGAGATGTGCGCGGGgtcaggtcatgtgacccaaaGTTCTAAAGCAACTAAAAAGCCTTTGCGGCGGCCCGCGAGGGATGGGGTTACCGGACTTCtgtaggggggaggggctgcagcTCCACGCCCTCGCCGTAGGACAGCTGATGGAACCTTGGGAATGAACCTGGCAGCACGGGACCCTGCAAagttatttcgtttttttttttttaaagacattggAATTGGAAGCCAGAAGGTTAACGTTGCGATTCACCGGTAGAACGGAGTCTTCTCGCGCTTGAGCGAGCTGCTGTTCAACCAGAACTGCTTCAGTGAAAAACATTAGCTTGCATGTCTGCGCAATATAGGTCATCACACAGGTGTATGTCAGGTTAATAAGAATAAATTATGGTAGAAATGTGTCAGTACGGGCAAAGTAACGAGCGAATATGAGGGATGAACCCAACGAGGCTTTTCCTTTAATTCAGAAAACAATCACCCCCCATTGTTTACGAGTGTACACATGCATACGTGCACCgcagtgaaatgtaaattttatttttttattttttttattttttttaaaacattcggCAACGCTTATTTATTTGGATGGAAACATTCGCAGAATTACAAAGTAAAATCCCATTTAAATAAAACGTCTGTTAAATGCAGATCTAAACATTCTGGCTTACTCGTACCGTTATTCCGCCGCCGTCGTGTTCAGACACCGGGCTGCACGCCCCTTTGTCGTCGCCAATCGGCGACAGGAGCCAGGAGGTCGGACTGGGGCTCGGGGGTAGCCCGGAGTCCGGGCTGTCCAGCGTCCTCTCCGCTTTGCAGCGGATGTCGAGGGGGTCGTCACCGCTCTGCAAGTCAAGTCTGCCCACCATGGCTTCGGAGAAAAGTAGGCGAAACGAAGACCCGAGATTTAAACTTTGACACGTACAAATTTCTGATGCACGTTCTCAGGATTCAGCTCCAACCAAAATTTTTGGTTTTACTGCATCAGCAATCTGGTACAGTCGCGCGCCAGGGGAAACGAGAAATCCGTTCAGTTTAGATTTCTGCGCAAAGCAGTGTTCCACTGAGAATGGCTATTCCGGCTGTTTTTGCAGTGCGGTTTGCGCCGCTCACTGGCGGCAAAAGTCTCCACTCAAATCAGAGCGCGCAGCCTACTGTAAGAACTTATGAGGGAGCACTTATTCGTTGATATTTTTTAGCAGCTGTCTTGTTCTATCCTAGTTTTTGGAATgcgtttaaaaatatttgttgtttttgtattccCGGGCGCGCAAACCCGTGTGATCCTTCTGCGAAAGGTAGCGCTcgtctgactgtgtgtgacgCTTGGAGACTGTCCCGACTCAAAAGCTCTCATTGTTTCTCCTACAGCTCAGCAGGGAATGGGGAGGTTGGGTTTTAAacgcccccaaaaaaaagggctGATTGGCGTGCTTCAGGAAACCACTTCAAGAGCACGACCCGTTCTCCCTGGCATTGTCCCAGTTCCGCTGGGGCTCCTTTCTTGCAGAGTGGGTGCTTCAAGCCCTTGTCAAAGGGAAGAGGTTTACCGTTCGGTACTGCGCGTGCCACATCCGTGAAAGTCCGTCATTTAAAACGGGAAAATGTACATGAGAAaaccttttaaatttattttaattcatataataatgtaataataagtACATAGAGAGAGCAACCTTGGGGTTTGTAACACATACACTTTTACTTAATGTACATCAGGAGAAATATACATCATTCAGTATACACATAATCCACATCAGGATTTTTCTGGAAACCTCTGGGTCCTTCAGTTCACTTTTATACCCGTGTCTCCCACaaacatacatccacacacacctacacacacacaaatacctgtacacatacacatgtatctttacacacaaatacacaccactcactcaaacatgcacgcacattactgcacgcacacacccacgcacgcaggcacatacacacgcacacaggcacacacacacgcacacaggcacacacacacagggtcttCTGTGTTTGAGTAACgcacagaggagagacagaatCCCTGAGAACCTGAGGGAAGGAAGGATGGAAAAAGAGAGATGAACAACAGAGCGAAAGGTCGAGTGAGAGAGTGGGACTCTGGGACCTCGACACAAAAGTGCTGTCTGTGatttaaacactgcaaaataaaactcCCATCAGGGTCCGAGCAACTTCTAAAACAAGGAAACTGGGaagtttctgaaataaataaataagtgagcAGAATGAAGGGCTCTGTTTGGGCATCTGGAAGAGAGCAGAGGTGTTCTGGAATGCTCCGGGCGCTCTCCGTCCCCACCCCCGGCAACCGACTAGAGTCGTAACCGTTCTCAGTTGCCATGACAACCaacgagggggggtgggtggtggggcgGGCAGTCCAGTCCAGGTCAGTGCAGAACAGGGGGAGATATCTAACCTTGGCTCTTCACATTAAGCTCACGTCCAGTCTTTACGGGgttgagaaacagagagactaGCTTCCTGTACTACTGCAACAAAGACTGTCGCTCCAGCTCCAAGATCCGCGTGTCTTAAGGCCGAGCAGTTTTCCCACAGTCAGCCCGGACTGAACTGGTGATTATGCAGCCATAATGAGAGAGTTTATGGCAGTTACAGCCAGAGAGGGTgtcggggagggagggggggtactgttactgaagggggggggggttccctgCCCCCATCCCTTGCTGAATTTACTTTAGGaaaacggggtgggggggggggggggagaaataaaGGAATTTGAAGGAAGACCAGATGGGTCTGCGATGCCATTTAAGCAAAACAGAGGAACACATGGTTAACAGCGGTTCTGAAAATGACCCACAAACCTCCTTCCCCCTGTCGCCTGGAGACTTAGTGCAGGgtggagactgtgtgtgtgtgtgagagagagagtgtgtgtgtgagagagagtgtgtgtgtgtgagagagtgtgtgtgtgtgtgtgtgacagagtgtgtgtgtgtttctgtgtgtgtgtgtgcgtgtgagagagagtgtgtgtgtgagagagagagtgtgtgtgtgtgtgtgtgtgagagagagagtgagtgtgtgtgtgtgtgtgtgtgtgtgagtgtgtgtgtgtgtgtgtgtgagagagtgtgtgtgtgtttctgtgtgtgtgtgtgcgtgtgagagagtgagtgtgtgtgtgtgtgtgtgtgacagtgtgtgtgtgtgtgtgagagagtgagtgtgtgtgtgtgtgtgtgtgtgacagtgtgtgtgtgtgtgtgagagagtgagtgagtgtgtgtgtgtgacagagtgtgtgtgtgtgtgtgagagagtgagtgtgtgtgtgtgtgtgtgtgagagagtgtgtgtgcgtgtgtgtgtgtgagagtgtgtgtgtgtttctgtgtgtgtatgtgtgtgtatgtatgtttgagtatgcatatgtgtgtgtgtgtatgtgtgtgtgagggagagagagagtgtgtgtgtctgtgtgtctgtgtgtgtaaatgtttgtgtgttaatgtatgtgcctggtgtgtgtatgtatacgtgtgtgtgcctggtgtgtgtatgtgtgtgtgtgtgtgtgtgtgtgtgtgtgtgtacatgtgtgtgtgtgtgtgtgtgtacatgtgtgtgtgtgtgtgtgtgtgtgtatgtgtacatgtgtgtgtgtgtgtgtgtatgtgtacgtgtgtgtgtgtgtgtgtgtatgtatacgtgtgtgtgtgtgtgtgtgtgtgtgcgtgcagtacTCTGGATTGTCTGGAGTCTGCAGGACTTCCTCTCTCTACAGAGTAATTTACTGAGAAAGGACCCTGGAGCcagtggggcagggggcaggggggaggggggggggagggggagggggttctggTGGGACCACGCACAGACGGGcgtgcaataaataaatgcgtGAATGCATTCCtccaggccagcagggggcaggccTTTTGTTATTTCCCTGGCATGTGTGAATGCTTGGCCTGAAGTTTGTGTTTAACATTCCGTAGCCAGTTTTCCCAAACGCATGGGAGCGGTTTGGACTCTGAGGATCTGTGGAGGATAGGGTGATCTGTGACGGGACAGGGGAGCTGGATTGCCCCTTCATTTTTTTGTCctggagtggggggaggggggggcatatCTGGGAACCGAACAGTTTCCCCAGCTCTCACCTAAAGGTGGGCAGAACTCTCAGAACTGAGGAGTCCATCACCGAAGAGTGGTGGAATTGATTTGATTGGGATCTGTCCATCTGGGTTCCATTTGGCTGAGTTTTATTGGGTTCCGTTTGGCTGAGTTGAGTTTTATTGGGTTCCGTATGGCTGAGTTGAGTTTTATTGGGTTCCTTTTGGCTGAGTTTGGTGCTTTGCAGCTGAATTCCACAGGGCAGCATAATGGCCTGGGAACTGCGCTGGTGATTCCGAGTTTGAAGGTTCTATTCCCAGGTAGGGGGGCAGCTGGGGGTTGGCTTCGTGTTTGCGGGGCGttagggtggggttagggttgggtttgagggtggggttagggttgggtttgggggtggggttagggttgggtttgggggtggggttagggttagagttgggtttgggggggcagTGGCCCCCCTCCTCAGTCACGCCGCGATGGGA is a window of Anguilla rostrata isolate EN2019 chromosome 9, ASM1855537v3, whole genome shotgun sequence DNA encoding:
- the liat1 gene encoding protein LIAT1 encodes the protein MATLTLNRSEREKGAVASAPELGAKKDTAAISSPSQAKDSTRLPQLEVKDRPRKKKKKNDKKKSSSGSKKRGYSSTPSNSDDADKAPSETVSSSSSMQSGPDAERLAVRKPKVKGQPFRACTEKGSGRIQEEEEEPAVAMPPDPPPAPPPGDTGPSGPAQESLRWEGVLADPAAEEERLEVYRANRRRRYYLSTQVKLHGEATPTASATPTLGQGWGHLI
- the LOC135264163 gene encoding refilin-B-like, coding for MVGRLDLQSGDDPLDIRCKAERTLDSPDSGLPPSPSPTSWLLSPIGDDKGACSPVSEHDGGGITGPVLPGSFPRFHQLSYGEGVELQPLPPTEVRYTSSVRYASDRHFIQGVYLQPRGLEVESCSQTVLALAGSTWRRYRTHLELLPRHRPLSHTSTAIVFPKHAHTACRTQLLHRAGGRKSARRFLSSVELEPREGGANC